One Helianthus annuus cultivar XRQ/B chromosome 7, HanXRQr2.0-SUNRISE, whole genome shotgun sequence genomic region harbors:
- the LOC110896238 gene encoding uncharacterized protein LOC110896238, protein MARDWCTQNERNNCQLRLLGQIINNPQYNRPNVSEVAVLITNDFGENSEPRDVIVSTKHGALQRISELHQLYMPLQYPLLFPYGETGFHERIRYHDNTGRGATKRQCVTMREYYCYRIHYRNNEGTTLLRGGRLFQQYLVDSYAAIEEQRLRWMRNNQNELRVELYHNVCDAVTRGDTNAEAIGQRIVLPATFMGSPRYMIQNYQDAMALCRAFGNPDLFVTFTANPKWPEIEDMVSLIPGQKSHDRADVVSRVFKLKLTFLIEDIMKKQIFGSCKAVVYKIEFQKRGLPHAHLLLWLKHSAASRTPAGIDDLISAEIPSEIDDPSGYKAVTDYMLHGPCGNDARSAPCTTDGKCMKHFSKPFYRETTIDEDGYPVYRRRDTKIFFKKGKTMLDNRFVVLYNRYLLLKYESHINVEWCNQSRAIKYLFKYLNKGPDRATMVVQENIGNDGEKRTQQTVKVDEIKNYLDCRYLSPCEAVWRMLAFPIHYSFPYVMKLTFHTPNQHLLTLRDSDSLSALLNRDGIQDTMFTQWFALNNRDEAARKLTYAEIPTRYVWQEDNKVWKTRLERTAIGRIVYCNPAAGPKYYLRMLLGIVRGPRSFEEIKTVDGVVYATFKEACYAYGLLNDDKEWNDTLSEAKLWASGSQLRELFVTMLLFCEVNRPAQL, encoded by the exons ATGGCGCGCGACTGGTGCACTCAAAATGAAAGAAACAATTGTCAACTACGCTTACTAGGCCAAATAATAAACAATCCACAGTACAATCGCCCTAATGTGTCTGAAGTTGCTGTTCTTATCACAAACGACTTTGGGGAAAACTCCGAACCACGTGATGTTATCGTCAGTACAAAGCACGGCGCGCTTCAACGGATATCAGAATTACATCAACTTTACATGCCTTTGCAGtatccgttgttgtttccgtACGGAGAGACCGGGTTCCACGAGCGAATACGCTACCATGACAACACCGGACGTGGGGCGACTAAACGACAATGTGTCACGATGCGGGAATACTACTGCTACAGAATCCATTATCGCAACAACGAAGGCACCACCCTGTTAAGAGGCGGTCGTTTATTCCAACAATATTTGGTTGACTCATACGCAGCCATCGAAGAACAAAGGTTGCGCTGGATGAGGAATAACCAAAATGAGCTGCGCGTTGAGCTCTATCATAATGTTTGTGACGCTGTGACGCGTGGGGATACAAATGCTGAGGCTATCGGGCAACGTATAGTTTTGCCGGCAACCTTTATGGGCAGTCCAAGATATATGATCCAAAATTACCAAGACGCCATGGCTCTGTGCCGTGCTTTTGGGAACCCCGACCTGTTTGTAACGTTTACAGCTAACCCAAAATGGCCTGAAATCGAAGACATGGTATCTCTCATACCAGGGCAAAAGTCTCATGACCGTGCAGATGTTGTATCACGCGTTTTTAAGCTAAAGCTGACCTTCTTGATTGAAGATATTATGAAGAAACAAATCTTTGGTAGCTGCAAAGCAG TTGTTTACAAAATTGAGTTTCAAAAACGAGGCCTACCGCACGCGCACCTTTTGTTGTGGCTTAAACATTCTGCCGCGTCTCGCACGCCTGCTGGTATAGATGATTTGATTTCAGCAGAGATTCCATCAGAAATTGACGATCCATCCGGCTATAAGGCTGTAACAGATTACATGTTGCATGGTCCATGTGGGAATGATGCGCGCAGCGCTCCGTGTACAACAGATGGAAAATGCATGAAACACTTTTCGAAACCATTTTATCGAGAAACGACAATTGACGAAGATGGTTACCCGGTTTATCGACGACGAGATACCAAGATCTTCTTTAAGAAGGGCAAAACGATGCTTGACAACCGGTTTGTCGTCCTATACAACCGTTATCTCCTCTTAAAGTACGAATCGCACATCAATGTTGAATGGTGTAACCAGTCCCGAGCAATAAAATACCTGTTTAAATACTTAAACAAGGGGCCAGACAGGGCTACAATGGTTGTTCAGGAAAACATTGGCAATGATGGTGAAAAGCGTACACAACAGACTGTTAAGGTCGATGAGATTAAAAACTATCTGGATTGCCGATACTTATCGCCATGTGAAGCTGTGTGGAGAATGCTTGCATTTCCTATACATTACTCATTCCCATATGTCATGAAGCTAACGTTCCATACACCTAATCAACATCTGCTCACATTACGTGATTCGGACAGCTTGTCAGCCCTGTTAAACCGGGACGGGATACAAGACACAATGTTCACCCAATGGTTTGCGCTAAACAACAGAGATGAAGCGGCAAGAAAGTTAACGTACGCCGAGATACCAACAAGGTATGTGTGGCAAGAGGATAACAAGGTATGGAAAACGCGGTTGGAGCGGACAGCCATTGGGCGGATTGTGTATTGCAATCCAGCAGCTGGGCCAAAGTATTATCTAAGGATGTTGTTGGGAATTGTGAGAGGGCCCCGAAGTTTCGAAGAAATAAAAACGGTCGACGGAGTCGTGTATGCAACGTTCAAAGAAGCCTGCTATGCGTATGGCTTGCTTAATGATGACAAGGAGTGGAATGACACCCTTTCAGAGGCTAAATTATGGGCGTCCGGTTCCCAGCTACGGGAATTGTTTGTTACCATGTTGTTGTTTTGCGAAGTGAACCGCCCGGCACAACTGTGA